From the genome of Streptomyces sp. NBC_01260, one region includes:
- a CDS encoding PPOX class F420-dependent oxidoreductase, translated as MAPNIATNTIVELDELLAFVRPRHRAVLLTTRSDGRPQGSPLTCGVDDAGRIVISTYPERAKTRNAKRDDRVSLIVLSDEWDGPWVQIDGSAEVIDSPDSVEPLVEYFRTISGEHPDWDEYRAAMVKQGKSIIRVTPERWSPVATGGFPARPASDG; from the coding sequence ATGGCACCCAACATCGCGACCAACACCATCGTGGAACTCGACGAGTTGCTGGCATTCGTACGCCCCAGGCACCGGGCGGTCCTGCTGACCACCCGGTCCGACGGCCGCCCCCAGGGCTCCCCGCTCACCTGCGGCGTCGACGACGCGGGCCGGATCGTCATCTCGACGTACCCCGAACGGGCCAAGACCCGTAACGCCAAGCGGGACGACCGGGTGAGCCTGATCGTCCTGTCCGACGAGTGGGACGGGCCGTGGGTGCAGATCGACGGCTCGGCCGAGGTGATCGACTCACCGGACTCGGTCGAGCCGCTCGTCGAGTACTTCCGCACCATCTCGGGGGAGCACCCCGACTGGGACGAGTACCGGGCGGCGATGGTGAAGCAGGGGAAGTCGATCATCAGGGTCACTCCCGAGCGGTGGAGCCCGGTCGCGACGGGCGGCTTCCCGGCACGGCCTGCGTCCGATGGCTGA
- a CDS encoding MFS transporter, translating into MTATAAEQNHLSPTSHPQRWLILGVICLAQLTVLLDNTVLNVAIPSLTRELDASTADVQWMINAYSLVQSGLLLTAGSSADRYGRKKMLITGLALFGIGSLVAGLAQSSAQLIAARAGMGIGGALLMTTTLAVVVQIFDDAERVKAIGVWSTVSSLGFAVGPLIGGVMLDHFWWGAIFLINIPVAVIGLVAVARLVPESKNPTGDRPDLLGALLSTIGMAAVVYAIISGPGHGWTSGQVLLTAFTGVAVLTGFVLWELHIPYPMLDMHFFRNQRFVGAVAGAILVAFGMGGSLFLLTQQLQFVLGYGPLEAGLRTAPLALSVIVLNLAGLGARLVPKLGTPVTIASGMGLLAAGLASIALLGRDGYGGMLLGLVVMGAGIALAMPAMANAIMSAIPPEKAGVGAGVNGTLAECGNGLGVAVLGAVLNSRFAALVPTAVGAASLPAALAAANGEGERQRITDAFASGLATSQLVGAAAVLVGGLLAAVLLRRAERGESAQADPAAVAA; encoded by the coding sequence ATGACGGCGACCGCCGCCGAGCAGAACCACCTCTCGCCGACGAGCCATCCGCAGCGCTGGCTGATCCTCGGTGTCATCTGCCTCGCACAGCTCACCGTGCTGCTCGACAACACCGTCCTCAACGTCGCGATCCCCTCCCTCACCCGCGAACTGGACGCCTCCACCGCCGATGTGCAGTGGATGATCAACGCCTACTCGCTCGTCCAGTCGGGTCTGCTGCTGACCGCCGGCAGCTCGGCCGACCGCTACGGCCGCAAGAAGATGCTGATCACGGGGCTCGCGCTGTTCGGCATCGGCTCGCTGGTGGCCGGGCTCGCCCAGTCCTCCGCGCAACTGATCGCCGCGCGGGCCGGGATGGGCATCGGCGGTGCGCTGCTGATGACCACGACGCTGGCCGTCGTCGTCCAGATCTTCGACGACGCCGAGCGGGTGAAGGCGATCGGTGTCTGGTCGACCGTCAGCTCCCTCGGCTTCGCCGTCGGCCCGCTGATCGGCGGGGTGATGCTGGACCACTTCTGGTGGGGCGCGATCTTCCTGATCAACATCCCGGTCGCCGTGATCGGCCTGGTGGCGGTGGCGCGGCTGGTGCCGGAGTCCAAGAACCCGACCGGGGACCGCCCCGACCTGCTCGGCGCGCTGCTCTCCACCATCGGCATGGCCGCGGTCGTCTACGCGATCATCTCCGGGCCGGGGCACGGCTGGACCTCCGGCCAGGTGCTGCTGACCGCCTTCACCGGGGTCGCCGTCCTCACCGGATTCGTGCTGTGGGAGCTGCACATCCCGTATCCGATGCTGGACATGCACTTCTTCCGGAACCAGCGGTTCGTCGGCGCGGTCGCGGGCGCGATCCTGGTCGCGTTCGGGATGGGCGGCTCGCTCTTCCTGCTCACCCAGCAGCTCCAGTTCGTGCTCGGTTACGGTCCGCTGGAGGCCGGTCTGCGGACGGCTCCGCTGGCGTTGAGCGTCATCGTCCTCAACCTCGCCGGGCTGGGCGCCCGGCTGGTGCCCAAGCTCGGCACGCCCGTCACCATCGCCTCCGGGATGGGGCTGCTCGCCGCCGGTCTGGCCTCGATCGCGCTGCTCGGCCGGGACGGCTACGGGGGCATGCTGCTCGGCCTCGTCGTGATGGGTGCGGGCATCGCACTCGCCATGCCCGCCATGGCCAACGCGATCATGAGCGCGATCCCGCCCGAGAAGGCGGGCGTCGGCGCCGGGGTCAACGGCACCCTCGCCGAATGCGGCAACGGCCTCGGGGTCGCGGTGCTCGGCGCCGTGCTGAACTCCCGGTTCGCCGCGCTCGTCCCGACGGCCGTCGGGGCGGCCTCCCTGCCCGCCGCACTGGCCGCCGCGAACGGCGAGGGGGAGCGGCAGCGCATCACGGACGCCTTCGCCTCGGGGCTGGCGACGAGCCAGCTGGTCGGGGCGGCGGCGGTGCTGGTGGGCGGTCTGCTGGCCGCCGTGCTGCTGCGCCGTGCGGAGCGAGGAGAATCGGCCCAGGCTGACCCGGCCGCGGTAGCGGCATAG
- a CDS encoding response regulator transcription factor — protein sequence MTTTTSPQGRTELLRPDRSPVRVLVVDDEAPLAELLSMALRYEGWEVRSAGDGAGAVRTARDFRPDAVVLDVMLPDMDGLAVLGRLRRELSDVPVLFLTARDSVEDRIAGLTAGGDDYVTKPFSLEEVVARLRGLIRRSGTAAVRSESMLAVGDLTLDEDSHEVSRGGANIHLTATEFELLRFLMRNPRRVLSKAQILDRVWNYDFGGQANVVELYISYLRKKIDAGRTPMIHTRRGAGYLIKPGE from the coding sequence ATGACGACGACGACCTCGCCCCAGGGGCGTACCGAACTGCTCAGGCCGGACCGCAGCCCCGTCCGGGTCCTGGTCGTGGACGACGAGGCCCCGCTGGCCGAGCTGCTCTCCATGGCGCTGCGTTACGAGGGCTGGGAGGTGCGCAGCGCCGGGGACGGCGCCGGTGCCGTCCGTACCGCCCGTGACTTCCGGCCCGACGCGGTGGTCCTCGATGTGATGCTGCCCGACATGGACGGGCTCGCCGTCCTCGGCAGGCTGCGCCGGGAGCTCTCCGACGTACCGGTGCTGTTCCTGACCGCGCGGGATTCCGTCGAGGACCGGATCGCCGGGCTCACGGCGGGCGGCGACGACTACGTCACGAAGCCGTTCAGCCTGGAGGAGGTCGTGGCCCGGCTGCGCGGGCTGATCCGGCGCTCCGGTACGGCGGCGGTGCGCAGCGAGTCGATGCTCGCCGTCGGCGACCTGACGCTGGACGAGGACAGCCACGAGGTGAGCCGGGGCGGTGCCAACATCCACCTCACCGCGACCGAGTTCGAGCTGCTGCGCTTCCTGATGCGCAATCCGCGCCGGGTGCTGAGCAAGGCGCAGATCCTGGACCGGGTCTGGAACTACGACTTCGGCGGCCAGGCCAACGTGGTCGAGCTCTACATCTCGTACCTGCGCAAGAAGATCGACGCCGGCCGGACGCCGATGATCCACACCCGGCGCGGGGCGGGATATCTCATCAAGCCCGGTGAGTAG
- a CDS encoding NAD(P)-dependent oxidoreductase — translation MTVPPVSTEHLARARLLAAPGLAAPVVRSLERIAGRPVEPEDTVPAGPYVYVGAALPEALRGDGLLWFHSVNAGTDAVLDAGPWPSGALLTRTVGRMGERIAQYVLAWVLADCQSVPEFAAQHERAEWRRIPSELASGQTALIHGTGRIGSAVAGLLRACGIRTVGVARTPRAIPPPGFDATAGPDEPVAARWVIAALPLTGATTGYFGADRFAAMGGASFINVGRGATVDLEALEAALHAGTVGRAVLDVLADEPAAPGDRCWRLPRTVVTSHSAGITADDDIITDFAACLRALMAGRVPALAVNPARGY, via the coding sequence GTGACCGTCCCGCCGGTCAGCACCGAACACCTCGCGCGGGCGCGGCTGCTGGCCGCGCCCGGCCTCGCCGCGCCCGTCGTCCGCTCGCTGGAGCGGATCGCCGGGCGGCCGGTGGAGCCGGAGGACACCGTGCCGGCCGGCCCCTACGTGTACGTGGGGGCCGCCCTGCCCGAGGCGCTGCGCGGGGACGGGCTGCTCTGGTTCCACAGCGTGAACGCCGGGACCGACGCGGTTCTGGACGCCGGGCCGTGGCCGTCCGGGGCGCTGCTCACCCGGACGGTGGGCCGGATGGGCGAGCGGATCGCACAGTACGTGCTGGCCTGGGTGCTGGCCGACTGCCAGTCCGTACCGGAGTTCGCCGCGCAGCACGAGCGGGCCGAGTGGCGCCGTATCCCCTCCGAACTCGCCTCCGGGCAGACCGCGTTGATCCACGGCACCGGCCGGATCGGCTCGGCCGTCGCCGGGCTGCTGCGGGCCTGCGGCATCCGGACGGTGGGCGTGGCGCGCACCCCGCGCGCGATCCCTCCGCCCGGCTTCGACGCGACGGCCGGTCCGGACGAGCCGGTGGCCGCCCGCTGGGTGATCGCCGCGCTTCCGCTGACCGGGGCGACGACGGGCTACTTCGGGGCGGACCGGTTCGCGGCCATGGGCGGCGCCTCGTTCATCAATGTGGGCCGGGGCGCGACCGTGGACCTGGAGGCGCTGGAGGCCGCGCTGCACGCGGGGACGGTGGGACGCGCGGTGCTCGACGTGCTGGCGGACGAGCCCGCCGCACCGGGCGACCGCTGCTGGCGGCTGCCCCGGACGGTGGTCACCTCGCACTCCGCGGGCATCACGGCGGACGACGACATCATCACGGACTTCGCGGCGTGCCTGCGGGCGCTCATGGCGGGCCGGGTCCCGGCACTCGCCGTGAACCCCGCACGCGGCTACTGA
- a CDS encoding HAMP domain-containing sensor histidine kinase → MRKGPWTLRTRLVVSAVTLIAVVAAVIGSVTAIAFHSYMYGKLDDQLRDIAVRAERMPGAPVPGGLKGKEPLGFIGGGGQPLNTFGAVLADGAVTDSVVVKDGGPGVQPSNEPLTGAQQDVLEAAGVRADRNAYDVEMPGLGGYRVEAVPMSDGTTVLVGIPTAEVSKALSTLILVEVCVTGAGLIAAGIAGAAMVTVALRPLRRVAATATRVSEIPLHSGEVALFERVPGAEADPRTEVGQVGAALNRMLGHVGSALDARQKSEMRVRQFVADASHELRTPLASIRGYAELTRRGRESTGPDTRHALGRIESEAERMTGMVEDLLLLARLDAGRPLSYESTDLSPLVIDAVSDARVAGRTASPDGPGPTHHWRLELPEVPATVRADPTRIQQVLVNLLANARTHTPPGTTVTARVRAGAGYPWVTLEVQDNGPGIPPELLPHVFERFARGDASRSRHAGSTGLGLAIVQAVTAAHGGLAEVRSVPGDTVFAVHLPADPGCGDGPEHSQGGHRLSTRV, encoded by the coding sequence TTGCGGAAGGGGCCGTGGACGCTGCGGACCCGGCTCGTCGTCTCCGCGGTGACGCTGATCGCGGTCGTCGCGGCCGTGATCGGCTCGGTCACCGCCATCGCCTTCCACAGCTATATGTACGGCAAGCTCGACGACCAGCTGCGCGACATCGCCGTCCGGGCCGAGCGGATGCCGGGTGCGCCCGTACCCGGTGGGCTCAAGGGCAAGGAACCGCTCGGATTCATCGGCGGGGGAGGCCAGCCCCTCAATACGTTCGGCGCCGTCCTCGCGGACGGCGCGGTCACCGATTCGGTGGTCGTGAAGGACGGCGGGCCCGGCGTGCAGCCGAGCAACGAGCCGCTGACCGGGGCCCAGCAGGATGTCCTGGAGGCGGCCGGAGTCCGCGCGGACCGCAACGCGTACGACGTCGAGATGCCCGGACTCGGCGGCTACCGGGTGGAGGCCGTCCCCATGAGCGACGGCACGACCGTCCTCGTCGGCATTCCCACCGCCGAGGTGAGCAAGGCCCTCAGCACCCTGATCCTCGTCGAGGTCTGTGTGACCGGGGCCGGGCTCATCGCCGCCGGGATCGCGGGCGCCGCCATGGTCACGGTCGCCCTGCGGCCGCTGCGCCGGGTGGCCGCCACCGCGACGCGCGTCTCCGAAATACCGCTGCACAGCGGCGAGGTCGCCCTCTTCGAACGGGTTCCCGGGGCGGAGGCCGATCCGCGGACCGAGGTCGGCCAGGTCGGCGCGGCCCTCAACCGGATGCTGGGCCACGTCGGTTCGGCCCTGGACGCGCGGCAGAAGAGCGAGATGCGGGTCCGGCAGTTCGTCGCCGACGCCAGCCACGAGCTGCGCACCCCGCTCGCCTCGATCCGCGGATACGCCGAACTGACCCGGCGCGGCCGGGAGAGCACCGGCCCCGACACCCGGCACGCGCTGGGGCGGATCGAGTCGGAGGCCGAACGCATGACGGGCATGGTGGAGGATCTGCTGCTGCTCGCCAGGCTGGATGCCGGACGGCCGCTCTCGTACGAGAGCACCGATCTGTCACCGCTCGTCATAGACGCGGTGAGCGACGCCCGCGTCGCGGGCCGGACGGCCTCCCCGGACGGGCCCGGACCCACGCACCACTGGCGCCTTGAACTGCCCGAGGTGCCCGCGACCGTACGGGCCGATCCGACCAGGATCCAGCAGGTGCTGGTCAACCTGCTGGCCAACGCCCGTACGCACACCCCGCCCGGGACCACGGTCACGGCCCGGGTGCGCGCGGGGGCCGGGTATCCGTGGGTCACCCTGGAGGTCCAGGACAACGGGCCCGGCATCCCGCCGGAGCTGCTGCCGCACGTCTTCGAACGGTTCGCGCGCGGGGACGCCTCGCGCTCCCGGCACGCCGGGTCGACGGGGCTCGGTCTCGCCATCGTGCAGGCCGTCACCGCCGCGCACGGCGGGCTCGCCGAGGTGCGTTCGGTGCCGGGGGACACGGTGTTCGCCGTCCATCTGCCGGCGGACCCGGGGTGCGGGGACGGCCCGGAGCACTCACAGGGGGGCCACAGGCTCAGCACACGGGTGTGA
- a CDS encoding endonuclease/exonuclease/phosphatase family protein → MSLRRRTVEVLLAAGLLGTALAPPASAAGHGRERLVPLRVATYNIHAGAGMDNVFDLGRQVAELRSLDADVIGLQEVDVHWGARSEWRDLAGELGRRLGMRVSFAPIYSLDPATAGAPRREFGVAVLSRYRIVSAENHDITRLSTQDPNPVPAPAPGFGEVVLRVKGLPVHVYATHLDYRGDPSVRTAQVADTRRIMAEDQKEEQRPVRQILLGDFNAAPTAPELAPLWENLTDIEPGGPTFPAQDPVQRIDYVAVSKDTVRVRDAGVAETLASDHRPVVADLLLRR, encoded by the coding sequence ATGTCACTGCGTCGTCGTACGGTGGAAGTCCTGCTTGCCGCGGGCCTGTTGGGAACGGCGCTCGCGCCTCCCGCGTCGGCCGCCGGGCACGGTCGGGAGCGGCTGGTGCCCCTGCGTGTCGCCACCTACAACATCCATGCGGGTGCGGGCATGGACAACGTCTTCGATCTCGGCCGGCAGGTGGCCGAGCTCCGCTCGCTGGACGCGGACGTGATCGGGCTCCAGGAGGTCGACGTCCACTGGGGCGCCCGCAGCGAGTGGCGGGACCTGGCGGGCGAGCTGGGCAGGCGGCTCGGCATGCGGGTGTCGTTCGCCCCGATCTACAGCCTCGACCCGGCGACTGCGGGTGCGCCGCGGCGCGAGTTCGGGGTCGCGGTGCTGTCCCGGTACAGGATCGTGAGCGCCGAGAACCACGACATCACCCGGCTCTCCACCCAGGACCCGAACCCGGTACCGGCGCCCGCTCCCGGATTCGGCGAGGTGGTCCTGCGGGTGAAGGGGCTGCCCGTGCACGTGTACGCGACGCACCTCGACTACCGCGGCGACCCGTCCGTACGCACCGCCCAGGTGGCGGACACCCGCCGGATCATGGCCGAGGACCAGAAGGAGGAGCAGCGGCCCGTGCGGCAGATCCTGCTCGGCGACTTCAACGCGGCGCCGACCGCTCCCGAGCTGGCCCCGCTGTGGGAGAACCTGACGGACATCGAGCCGGGCGGCCCCACCTTCCCGGCGCAGGACCCGGTGCAGCGGATCGACTACGTGGCGGTGTCGAAGGACACCGTGCGGGTACGCGACGCGGGGGTGGCCGAGACGCTTGCCTCGGACCACCGCCCCGTTGTCGCGGACCTGTTGCTGCGGCGCTGA
- a CDS encoding TetR/AcrR family transcriptional regulator, whose product MVSAADRVKNPARTSVWLDGRSPTRSRKSDQPAGLDRERITAASVRLLDAEGLAKFSMRRLAAELNVTAMSLYWYVDTKDDLLELALDSVFAEIAPPRTDADWRERLRELATSYRSMLVRHTWASALAGNFLNIGPHAMLFSYAMQDVVRATALPLRHQTGAMSAVFQFVYGFGTIEGHVVQRSADAGLSQDEFYRQAMGTISAQPQLKELLAASRSLMEARGGDTVEEMRERDFAFALDLLIAGIEAMRGRG is encoded by the coding sequence ATGGTGTCCGCGGCCGATCGCGTGAAGAACCCTGCCAGGACGAGTGTGTGGCTCGACGGCAGGTCACCGACGCGCAGCCGGAAATCCGACCAGCCGGCCGGGCTGGACCGGGAGCGGATCACGGCGGCGTCGGTCCGGCTGCTGGACGCCGAGGGCCTCGCCAAGTTCTCCATGCGCCGCCTCGCCGCCGAGCTGAACGTCACGGCGATGTCCCTCTACTGGTACGTCGACACCAAGGACGACCTGCTGGAGCTGGCCCTGGACTCGGTCTTCGCCGAGATCGCGCCCCCGCGCACGGACGCCGACTGGCGCGAACGGCTGCGCGAACTGGCCACCAGCTACCGCAGCATGCTCGTCCGGCACACCTGGGCGTCGGCGCTGGCCGGGAACTTCCTGAACATCGGCCCGCACGCGATGCTCTTCTCGTACGCCATGCAGGACGTCGTCCGGGCCACCGCGCTGCCGCTGCGGCACCAGACGGGCGCGATGTCCGCGGTCTTCCAGTTCGTGTACGGATTCGGCACGATCGAGGGCCATGTCGTGCAGCGCTCCGCGGACGCGGGGCTCAGCCAGGACGAGTTCTACCGGCAGGCGATGGGCACGATCAGCGCCCAGCCGCAGCTGAAGGAGCTGTTGGCGGCCTCGCGGAGCCTGATGGAGGCGCGGGGCGGGGACACCGTCGAGGAGATGCGCGAGCGGGACTTCGCCTTCGCCCTCGACCTGCTGATCGCGGGCATCGAGGCGATGCGCGGGCGCGGGTAG
- a CDS encoding ArnT family glycosyltransferase produces MTTLRPDHLTSPPDAPPPAAATVNHGRPGRSLPHRVWRGRPEDPGWARPAFLGMLLVITVAYLWNLSASGYANSFYSAAAQAGSQSWKAFFFGSLDSANAITVDKPPATLWPMAVSVRVLGLSSWAILLPQVLMGVATAGVLYASVRRRFSAAAGLITMAVFALTPVAALMFRFNNPDALLALLMTVTVYCVLRAMEHGRTKWLVWAGVAVGLAFLSKTLQAFLILPPLAVLYAVFAPVSLRKRFGQLGLSALAMAVAGGWWVAIVELWPASSRPYIGGSQNNSFLELTFGYNGLGRINGEETGSVGGGGGPGGGSGGQWGETGIGRMFNSEIGSQISWLLPAALILLVAGVWLTWRAGGHLPGIKRWGRTDAARAAFLAWGSSLLMTAGVFSFMAGIFHQYYTVALVPYIAALIGMGVTVLWEERSRWWAGAALALTVVATALWSYVLLGRTPDYLPWLRQAVLVAGLVGAAGLLLAARLGRQLALAAVGLGFAASLAGPVAYTLNTLNTGHQGSIVTAGPSAGGMGGFGGGGGRGGMQPPGRGKQQGNQQGGGMGRPPTGGQGGQPPTGSQQGQGRTGTSQQGQQPGAMPGTGEGFRGGGGGGGGMGGLLNGASVDTAAKKLLARNADDYTWSAAAIGSQNAASYQLATGDPVMAIGGFNGSDPSPTLSQFKKYVEDGRIHYFISSGEGGGGGMGGNSGTSSKISTWVEANFKKVTAGSATFYDLTQPT; encoded by the coding sequence ATGACCACGCTCCGTCCCGATCACCTCACCTCCCCACCGGACGCGCCCCCGCCCGCCGCCGCGACCGTGAACCACGGGCGTCCCGGCCGGTCGTTGCCGCACCGCGTGTGGCGGGGCCGGCCCGAGGACCCCGGCTGGGCGCGTCCGGCCTTCCTCGGCATGCTGCTGGTCATCACGGTGGCCTACCTGTGGAACCTCAGCGCCTCCGGCTACGCCAACTCCTTCTACTCCGCGGCCGCGCAGGCCGGCAGCCAGAGCTGGAAGGCCTTCTTCTTCGGCTCGCTGGACTCGGCCAACGCCATCACCGTCGACAAGCCCCCGGCGACCCTGTGGCCGATGGCCGTGTCAGTGCGCGTCCTCGGCCTCAGCTCCTGGGCGATCCTGCTGCCGCAGGTGCTGATGGGCGTGGCGACGGCCGGGGTGCTGTACGCCTCCGTACGGCGCCGCTTCAGCGCCGCCGCCGGGCTGATCACCATGGCGGTGTTCGCGCTGACGCCCGTCGCCGCGCTGATGTTCCGCTTCAACAACCCGGACGCGCTGCTCGCGCTGCTGATGACCGTCACGGTCTACTGCGTGCTGCGCGCGATGGAGCACGGCCGCACCAAGTGGCTGGTGTGGGCGGGCGTCGCGGTGGGTCTCGCGTTCCTGTCCAAGACCCTTCAGGCGTTCCTGATCCTGCCGCCGCTGGCGGTGCTGTACGCGGTGTTCGCACCCGTCTCCCTACGCAAGCGGTTCGGCCAGCTGGGGCTCTCGGCCCTGGCGATGGCCGTCGCGGGCGGCTGGTGGGTGGCGATCGTCGAGCTGTGGCCCGCCTCCTCACGTCCGTACATCGGCGGCTCGCAGAACAACTCGTTCCTTGAGCTGACCTTCGGCTACAACGGGCTCGGCCGGATCAACGGCGAGGAGACCGGCAGCGTCGGCGGCGGGGGCGGCCCCGGCGGCGGGTCCGGCGGTCAGTGGGGCGAGACCGGCATCGGCCGGATGTTCAACTCCGAGATCGGCAGCCAGATCTCCTGGCTGCTGCCCGCCGCGCTGATCCTGCTCGTCGCGGGCGTCTGGCTGACCTGGCGGGCAGGGGGGCACCTCCCAGGCATTAAGCGCTGGGGGAGGACGGACGCGGCCCGGGCGGCCTTCCTCGCCTGGGGCAGCTCGCTGCTGATGACCGCGGGCGTGTTCAGCTTCATGGCCGGCATCTTCCACCAGTACTACACGGTGGCCCTGGTCCCCTACATCGCGGCGCTGATCGGGATGGGCGTCACGGTCCTCTGGGAGGAGCGGTCCCGCTGGTGGGCGGGTGCCGCGCTCGCGCTCACCGTCGTCGCGACGGCACTCTGGTCGTACGTGCTGCTCGGCCGGACCCCGGACTATCTGCCGTGGCTGCGGCAGGCCGTACTCGTCGCCGGGCTCGTGGGCGCGGCGGGCCTGCTGCTTGCGGCCCGGCTGGGGCGCCAACTGGCCCTCGCCGCCGTGGGGCTGGGCTTCGCCGCCTCGCTGGCCGGACCGGTCGCCTACACGCTGAACACGCTGAACACCGGGCACCAGGGCTCGATCGTCACGGCCGGTCCGTCCGCCGGCGGGATGGGCGGATTCGGCGGCGGTGGCGGCCGCGGCGGCATGCAGCCTCCGGGCCGGGGCAAGCAGCAGGGCAATCAGCAGGGCGGCGGCATGGGCCGGCCGCCCACCGGCGGCCAGGGCGGGCAGCCCCCGACCGGCAGCCAGCAGGGCCAGGGCCGGACCGGCACATCGCAGCAGGGGCAGCAGCCGGGTGCCATGCCCGGCACCGGCGAAGGCTTCCGGGGCGGCGGCGGTGGTGGCGGCGGCATGGGCGGGCTGCTCAACGGCGCGTCCGTGGACACCGCGGCGAAGAAGCTCCTGGCGAGGAACGCGGACGACTACACCTGGAGCGCCGCGGCCATCGGCTCGCAGAACGCCGCCAGTTACCAGCTCGCCACCGGCGATCCGGTGATGGCGATCGGCGGCTTCAACGGCAGCGACCCGTCCCCGACGCTCTCCCAGTTCAAGAAGTACGTCGAGGACGGCCGCATCCACTACTTCATCTCCAGTGGGGAGGGCGGCGGTGGCGGCATGGGCGGCAACAGCGGTACCTCGTCGAAGATCTCCACCTGGGTCGAGGCGAACTTCAAGAAGGTCACGGCGGGCAGCGCCACGTTCTACGACCTGACCCAACCGACCTGA
- a CDS encoding bifunctional glycosyltransferase family 2/GtrA family protein yields MRTDTPWGTLPAREHLLAGAGDVAGAPVLDVVVPVYNEEKDLEPCVLRLHDHLARTFPYDFRITVADNASTDRTAQVARRLAAALPRVRSFRLEEKGRGRALRTVWSHSDAPVLAYMDVDLSTDLNALLPLVAPLISGHSDLAIGSRLARSSRVVRGTKREFISRAYNIILRSSLAARFSDAQCGFKAIRRDVAQRLLPMVEDTGWFFDTELLVLAERAGLRIHEVPVDWVDDPDSTVHIVRTATDDLLGVWRVGRALAVGALPLDRLARPFGDDPRDRRIGGVPGGLARQLVGFCVVGALSTLFYLALYSLFRLGAGPQIANGGALLVSAVANTSANRRLTFGVRGRGGAVRHQAQGLVVFAIGLALTSGSLAALGAATGAPSHSTELAVLIAANLAATVLRFLLFRAWVFPDRDGREHGPDRDGLAHGPDRAAAVPASALADPAPVPAPAPAPVPADDTRHDLRNAR; encoded by the coding sequence ATGCGAACCGACACTCCTTGGGGCACCCTGCCGGCCCGGGAACACCTCCTGGCCGGCGCGGGCGATGTGGCAGGTGCCCCCGTACTCGATGTGGTGGTACCCGTCTACAACGAGGAGAAGGACCTCGAACCGTGTGTGCTGCGGCTGCACGACCATCTGGCGCGTACCTTCCCGTACGACTTCAGGATCACGGTCGCGGACAACGCGAGCACCGACCGGACCGCGCAGGTGGCGCGGCGGCTCGCGGCGGCGCTTCCCCGGGTGCGGTCCTTCCGGCTGGAGGAGAAGGGCCGGGGACGGGCGCTGCGCACGGTCTGGTCGCACTCGGACGCCCCGGTCCTCGCGTACATGGACGTGGATCTCTCCACCGATCTGAACGCGCTGCTCCCGCTGGTCGCCCCGCTGATCTCCGGCCACTCCGACCTGGCCATCGGCTCGCGTCTCGCCCGCAGTTCGCGGGTGGTGCGGGGGACGAAGCGGGAGTTCATCTCGCGGGCGTACAACATCATCCTGCGCTCGTCGCTGGCCGCCCGGTTCAGCGATGCGCAGTGCGGGTTCAAGGCGATCCGCCGTGATGTCGCGCAACGGCTGCTGCCGATGGTCGAGGACACCGGCTGGTTCTTCGACACCGAGCTGCTGGTGCTCGCCGAGCGGGCCGGGCTGCGCATCCACGAGGTGCCGGTCGACTGGGTCGACGACCCCGACTCGACGGTCCACATCGTGCGGACCGCCACCGACGACCTGTTGGGCGTCTGGCGGGTCGGGCGCGCGCTGGCCGTCGGCGCGCTGCCGCTGGACCGGCTGGCCCGGCCCTTCGGCGACGACCCGCGCGACCGGCGGATCGGCGGGGTGCCGGGCGGACTGGCCCGGCAGCTGGTCGGGTTCTGCGTCGTGGGCGCCCTCTCGACCCTCTTCTACCTGGCCCTGTACTCGCTGTTCCGGCTGGGCGCCGGCCCGCAGATCGCCAACGGGGGCGCGCTGCTGGTGTCGGCCGTCGCCAATACGTCGGCCAACCGGAGGCTCACGTTCGGGGTGCGCGGCCGGGGCGGAGCCGTACGCCACCAGGCACAGGGCCTCGTGGTGTTCGCCATCGGCCTCGCGCTGACCAGCGGTTCGCTGGCCGCGCTGGGGGCGGCGACCGGAGCGCCCTCGCACTCCACCGAGCTCGCCGTGCTCATCGCGGCCAACCTCGCGGCAACGGTGCTGCGCTTCCTGCTCTTCCGCGCCTGGGTCTTCCCGGACCGCGACGGCCGTGAGCACGGCCCGGACCGCGACGGCCTCGCTCACGGCCCGGACCGCGCTGCCGCGGTTCCGGCCTCCGCGCTCGCGGACCCTGCCCCCGTCCCCGCTCCGGCCCCCGCCCCCGTCCCGGCCGATGACACCCGCCACGACCTGAGGAACGCCCGATGA